AGTCTAAGTTGgtgaaaaattataatttttttttttctaggcaaaaaatgatagatttaatcatttatattattattgttttaacaAAGCAAAATCGAATAACTATGATATTGTCCTTATATAGATGATAATAACTGGTAGTTAATCATGAACATAAGATAATCCCCTCATATGATTGTCATGAGATCTTTTTATACCCCTTCAAAGGTAAACAGACATTCTAGACCAACCGAAGGATGAGATTATTGTAATCACACGATCATAGGATGATTCTTTACATATATTAGTAGACATATAAAGATTGCATCATAGTTTCTAAGCCAAATCAAAAGTATTAGGTTTACTCTTCTCCTAAGCTACAGAGAAGCTTATATAAACAGATGGTAGAGAAATCTTAACCTACTGTGGAGCTAATCTTATATCAATCATATCGATCCACATCATCACGAGGATGAAGTTGTTGGCAGTAGCTTGGCTTTCTGTTTTCATGGTCTGCATTGGGGTTATCACCAATATTGTTCAAGCAAGCACTCGCCTTCCATTTGTCATTGAATCTGAAACATTTCAGTATGTAACTGTAACAGGTAATGTAATTGAACTTCCTCGTCCCATTAAGTTTAATATGTCAATTCTCTAGACAATTTATGTCAAAAATAGTCAGACCTAAATATCACAAGCCGAATTCAGGTCGTATGGAGATATAGATATAAGAGTATATATGTCAATTATAacccaactcatttaattaaaagggtCAAACTCTTCGCCTCTAACctgctaatttcatgttgagttTGTGTCGAATTCGCAAATCATGTAAACAATTGTCACCCTAATGATATTAGTCAATTAGATGAGAAATGATACATAggcatttatttatatatgcaaTGGCATATAGGAAGCTTCACTGTATTCACTAAATACAGTAGAAATTCCCAAAATCTTACAAAATAGAGACGGGCTGTAACTTTGGATTTTCTTCTATAGGATGCAACAATGACTGCGATACAGCATGTTGTAACTGTGAGATCAGGAAACAGCCACCACTGTGTGTGCAATGCTGCCAAGAATGAGCCTTGACATGCAGGTTTGCTTTTAGGCACTATGACTGGTTTTGCAGATAAGTATAATTTCTGCAGTTCATGTACCAACAATTTGTCATCTTTTCCCTTTCTAAAAAATGAGGATTTTGTGTAATTGTTCAAGAAGTTTCACTTTTTGATTGTGCTTTTTAAGGAAATACTAATTATAATAGGTAAAAGATCACTTCTCCAACGGGCATAAGAATACAATTGCACCATGACTTCTCTCTATTATTTAAGCGAAAGATGAATTACAGAGCATCCACAttccaatgtcaattatttcATCCAGCACAACAAATTCTAACAAAATCTTGAGCATTACATGCATGAAAGTTGTCAAGATCTATGACAACCAAGGAACGAAAACTGGCCTAAAAGCAAGCTCTCAGAACAACAATTGACAAAAAGAGTATAAGATGTACAAGGGTTATATCTTTCGGGAAAGACCAAGAAATACAGCAGCTGATGAGATCTGCACCTTGAGATCAGCAATATCCACATCATGGCCACCTTCAACAAGACCCCAACTGTCCACCTGCATAGATATAAGGAAAATCTATAATAATTTGGAAGAGCAAGTCACAGGCTACATCCTATGTGCAAACAGGGGATTAGAAAAGGAGGGGGGGATGATGAGAACCTGCAAATCTTCCTCAATTCTAATCAATTCAATTGCTTCCTCAATCTGCAATTTCCCACGAAAGATCCCGATGGCAATGATCAAAGAATGTGCTGCACCTGCAATAGCATCAATTGCTGCCAATTCACAGTCATCCGTTTTCTTCAGAATGTTATCTATTGCCTTTATGAGACCATCCTCCTGCTTTCCACCAAAAAAGCTGTAGTAGACAACAGGCTTAAAGCCAAATTCAGACTCTACCCAATCAAGTAAAGGATTGATTTTCTGCACTTGACATTCTACAAAAATTTGAAGGTACTATAGGTTAGATAAGGGCAaacttctcaaattttttttttttttttgattggatATGCTTCTAAAATTCAACACAGAAAGAAGATCCATATCCGGCAAAAGATCATGTGTACGCTATTTATGTAAAACActattaaacaatttaaacctaACTACTGTAAAATAATGCACTTTAAAATATGTGGGTCATTTTGCAAGCATTTTTTAACACTGTACAGTCTATGATTGGAAGGAATTTTGCTGGTACTCTTTCGACATTCTGTAGTTTCATTTTGGATGAATTTTCACATTTGCAGGCGGAACAGGGACCAACCCAGGCATAATTAGGAAACctaaatggaattttttttttttttttttttttctcaaagaaGTATCTAAGAGAGACAtatcaaattcttctaacctAAAAGTAAATTCTTACATAGAGGAAGGATCAACTGCAAAATTTATAGCTTAAAAGTAACACAGCTCACCTAAAGAAAATATGCAGAAAAAAGACACAACTACTCATAAGagacataaaatatataatctgCCTCAATTACTATGCATTGAAGAAGTATCACAGGGAACAAATAGACATGATAATTTAACTCAAGATGGAGTACATAATTACAATAACATACCATGGACACCACTTGTCAGATTATTATCTTCCGGAGCTCGACAGAAGACCAAATCTTGATTAAACTTCTTCATCAAATTCTCAATAACCTTAGTTCGTGTGAGTGGAACTCTTTCCAATGCAGTACAAGCAAGTCTCATTAGAGGCATCGTGAAGGGTCTGATCCCATCTGTTTGCTACAATTTCAATACACAGCCCCCATTACATAACGCACACACCAAGTTCACAAACAAATCCTcgaacaacaaaaaaataaccatagaaaatattcaaaagttcaagaattacaataatatgaaaaacaagcaaaagcatggaaaaaaaaattctaaacaaaagcATAACCCAAAACAAAGAGGACAAAATTTTCAAGAGCATTGGAGTCACCGTACACCATCCACAAAAATATCCATTTCAGATAGAAGTGGCACAATCCCGACTCAAAATACAGAACATCTGAAGACAACCCTTTTGAGTTTAAGCAAATCCAAAAGACCCACCACGAAAACATTCAACTCAAATAACAtagaaaccaaaagaaaaatcaaaacttaataTAAATCTAATAAGAAAGTCACATAAATTTAGCTCACCCACAAACCTGGTATTCCCACTCTGCAGCAATGGCCTTAGCGAGAGGCAAAGTAGGGAGCTTGAGGGGTCTCTTGGAGGGCGTCTTAAGCGTCCGATAATCAAGCATAACCGTCCATCCAATCCCATCATCAGCCTCTCTGATCTTTGCCTCCTTGTAGAACCTCTTTCCCACTATAGACCCCGTCATGAACGACATCGGCATCGTCACTGATGACGACGAAATCGTTTCAGGCTTCGACCTCGGCGCCTTGACTTCAATGCTGTCATCGGATGAGAAtgtgaaggaagaagaagggccGTCGGATGGGCGGTCATGGGCGGTGGCGATGGAGGCTGTGAAAAGGCGAATGTGAGATTGGGATGAAAGTGCTGTGAGAAATTTGGGGTTTCTTCTGAGTGAGTTTAGAGTTTTGTTAATCAGAGAATTGGCCATGGATTTGAGATTTTTGTATGGGTTTTTGCTTCGGAGCTTGCTCACCGGAAATGAGCTCTGGCCGAGTTTGTTAGGGTTTTGACTATTGCAGTGGAATTGGGCTCTTGGAAAACTCCGGCCCACTTAGATTTTTCACATTCGGTCATTTACCACGGTATTGTATTTTTGTGAATAGATCCCCTCCAATTATagagaaattttaaattctccaattgttaattatgacattttattttaaatttaatggtctataaaatgctaACTATTTTAATATAACCGAAGCATTAAATACTGACTTTTGTTTTAtcgaggtttaaatgattttatagaccattaaatttaaaataaaggacaacaattaacaattggagaaGTTCCAATTTCTTCCCCATTGGAAAGGATCCGAATCCTGTCTTTGTGGTATAATtagctctctttttttttttttccttggttattttttttttcttaaaaaaaaaaaaaaatagcacaagGGACACCAATAGACACCAAAGGAGGATGTGAATAACTACAGTTCGGTTGTGGTAAAAAGCCCCTATAGTTTGCCCACTAATGAAAATGTGACACCTTAGCATGGAATaagttaagaaaataaaaccaaaaacaccTGATTAAACCAAAAGCCCCATAGTTTACCCACCCAAATGGATGAGGAGCCACCCCAAAGGGAGGTGAGGGCGGCTCGCCGGTGCGAGGCCACccagcgagccacccccagtggcACGCCACCCTAGATCAAATTTGGGGTGGCACGCGGCCACCCCAACCACCACGGGGGGCAGCTCGCAGCCCACCCCaaggcctatggggtggctgcgAATcaccccaaccaccattgggaTGGCTCACAGGCCATCCCTAGGCTTTGAGGTGGCCGCGCCACCCCCATTGGGGTGGTTGCTTCTCTTCACTTGGggctttttaattgtttttttttgtttttaaagatgaattaattttttaaatgattaatcAGGTgtatttgtgtttattttgtaaacTTAGGTTAGGTGGCATCTTCTTATTGGTTGCAAAAACCTTCTTCTTTCCGCCACGACCGAACTGCAGCACCTCTCAAGGAGGATTATAAGTTTCAAACTCttattttcttacatttattttttcatattcgtgacttttaaattaaatagtaattttaaaaacaacttataaatttggagaaaacattctcacttgtatttttcttttactataTCTTTCCCTTTAAGGCAAGGATCCCCCTTAAGTaatctttccttctttctttgcTTGTCGGCTTGTACCATTAGGCCTGTACATATTTGACACGTCATGGAGTAAGTCAGCACAGGTAGGCCATTAATCAATAATCACAGCGACGGAAGCAGCTTTGGTAGAGATTTCCCAAAAGGGCCATAAAAAGGATTGAATGAACGTGCCTGGACTGTCGTCTGGGTTCATAGGCTTTTGTAGAGATCAAAAAAGGCCGCCAATGTATATGCTACAACCACAGGCGGTTCAGATTCGATGAAATTTTGGCACCAATCACAGCAACGGAAGCAGCTTTCATTTGCCCAAGTTTTTCAGCCCAAAAAAgtagtcaaaaagaaaaaaagaaccgAATTTGCTGCTTGTCAACCTTTTTATACAACAAACTTGTAAAACTCTTCATTGGATAGGCTTTTTTAGGGGAATTCCTTGGTCTGATCCctcagagagagagggaaatggCGTCGTGGAACTCAATTCCGCTGGAAATCACGTACGAGGTTCTGGGATGGACAGCTTTCCTCTCATGGTCCATCAGTTTCTACCCGCAAGTGATTTTGAATTTCCATAGGAAAAGGTAGGTATTACTACGACGCAAGCAATTTTCCATCATCTTCTTTCTCGGCCTGGATTTCATTTCCATGcttcttaattttgttgttgtgCTTTTTCGGTGGTGGGGTTGTGAACGTAGTGTGGTGGGGCTGAACTTGGATTTCGTACTGCTGAATTTGACGAAGCACTCGTCGTATCTGATATACAATGCGTCCCTCTACTTCAGCTCCGCTATTCAGAAGCAGTACTACGAGAAATACGGCTATGGAGAGGTTCGTTACTTTCTTCTTGTAAAGGAACAGAGGaagaaaaattaatcttttttatttatttattttggtattcTACCCAGTGTGCACGTAGTCAGTCATATTACATATGATGTTGACAGTGATG
This window of the Corylus avellana chromosome ca5, CavTom2PMs-1.0 genome carries:
- the LOC132181162 gene encoding uncharacterized protein LOC132181162 isoform X2; amino-acid sequence: MANSLINKTLNSLRRNPKFLTALSSQSHIRLFTASIATAHDRPSDGPSSSFTFSSDDSIEVKAPRSKPETISSSSVTMPMSFMTGSIVGKRFYKEAKIREADDGIGWTVMLDYRTLKTPSKRPLKLPTLPLAKAIAAEWEYQQTDGIRPFTMPLMRLACTALERVPLTRTKVIENLMKKFNQDLVFCRAPEDNNLTSGVHECQVQKINPLLDWVESEFGFKPVVYYSFFGGKQEDGLIKAIDNILKKTDDCELAAIDAIAGAAHSLIIAIGIFRGKLQIEEAIELIRIEEDLQVDSWGLVEGGHDVDIADLKIQ
- the LOC132181162 gene encoding uncharacterized protein LOC132181162 isoform X1, giving the protein MANSLINKTLNSLRRNPKFLTALSSQSHIRLFTASIATAHDRPSDGPSSSFTFSSDDSIEVKAPRSKPETISSSSVTMPMSFMTGSIVGKRFYKEAKIREADDGIGWTVMLDYRTLKTPSKRPLKLPTLPLAKAIAAEWEYQQTDGIRPFTMPLMRLACTALERVPLTRTKVIENLMKKFNQDLVFCRAPEDNNLTSGVHECQVQKINPLLDWVESEFGFKPVVYYSFFGGKQEDGLIKAIDNILKKTDDCELAAIDAIAGAAHSLIIAIGIFRGKLQIEEAIELIRIEEDLQVDSWGLVEGGHDVDIADLKVQISSAAVFLGLSRKI